A genomic window from Rhizobium sp. 007 includes:
- a CDS encoding winged helix-turn-helix domain-containing protein, which yields MSVRVLVVEQDEDLLATLKHALETEGYSVNCLHPHASLVELVALRLPDAVIFGAPAPGSMAISTCRQFRTTGATARLPIVVLLDSALEQDRLAVLSAGADDCLIKAVSPVELLIRLRNLLRRLNPALLESTLKVGDLTLDKNARRVHRQKKEVKLGPTEFRLLEFLMKSPGRVHSRSELRASLWGNDASVDERAVDVHIGRLRKGISFGKADKVIRTVRGAGYALGDF from the coding sequence ATGTCGGTGCGGGTACTTGTTGTTGAGCAGGACGAAGATCTGCTCGCGACACTGAAGCATGCTCTGGAGACAGAAGGGTATTCGGTGAACTGTCTTCACCCGCATGCGTCGCTGGTCGAGCTCGTGGCGTTGCGGCTGCCTGATGCGGTGATATTCGGTGCGCCGGCTCCTGGCTCGATGGCAATCTCGACATGCCGCCAGTTCCGGACAACTGGAGCGACCGCCCGCCTTCCGATCGTGGTGCTGCTGGACTCGGCCCTCGAGCAGGACCGGTTGGCCGTTCTCTCCGCCGGAGCCGACGACTGCCTCATAAAGGCAGTCTCCCCCGTGGAACTCCTCATCCGCTTGCGGAACCTCCTGCGGCGTCTCAATCCAGCGCTGCTGGAGAGCACGCTGAAGGTCGGGGATCTGACGCTCGATAAGAACGCCCGCCGGGTTCACAGGCAGAAGAAGGAAGTCAAGCTCGGCCCCACCGAGTTCAGGCTGCTCGAGTTTCTGATGAAGTCCCCCGGCCGCGTCCACTCCCGATCGGAATTGAGGGCATCGCTGTGGGGTAACGATGCCAGTGTCGATGAGCGCGCTGTCGACGTACACATCGGGCGTCTCCGGAAGGGCATCAGTTTCGGCAAGGCCGATAAGGTGATCCGGACGGTGCGTGGCGCCGGCTACGCACTCGGCGACTTCTGA
- the phoB gene encoding phosphate regulon transcriptional regulator PhoB, whose amino-acid sequence MIPRVAVVEDEEALSVLLRYNLEAEGFEVDTILRGDEAEIRLQERTPDILILDWMLPGVSGIELCRRLRMRPETERLPIIMLTARGEESERVRGLSTGADDYVVKPFSTPELVARVKAMLRRAKPEVLSTVLKCGDIELDRETHRVHRKSREVRLGPTEFRLLEFLMSSPGRVFSRSQLLDGVWGHDIYVDERTVDVHVGRLRKALNFSNMQDVIRTVRGAGYSMEA is encoded by the coding sequence ATGATCCCGAGAGTTGCAGTCGTTGAAGACGAAGAGGCACTGAGCGTGCTTCTTCGCTATAACCTTGAGGCCGAAGGTTTCGAGGTCGACACCATTCTGCGCGGCGACGAGGCCGAAATCAGGCTTCAGGAGCGCACGCCGGATATTCTGATCCTCGATTGGATGCTGCCGGGCGTGTCGGGCATAGAGCTTTGCCGCCGCCTGCGCATGCGCCCGGAAACGGAGCGTCTGCCGATCATCATGCTGACGGCGCGCGGCGAGGAAAGCGAGCGTGTGCGCGGCCTTTCCACCGGCGCCGACGACTACGTGGTCAAGCCGTTCTCCACGCCCGAACTCGTTGCCCGCGTCAAGGCGATGCTGCGCCGCGCCAAGCCCGAGGTGCTCTCCACGGTGCTGAAATGCGGCGATATCGAACTCGACCGCGAAACGCATCGTGTTCACCGCAAGAGCCGCGAAGTCCGTCTCGGCCCGACCGAATTCCGTCTACTGGAATTCCTGATGTCGTCGCCCGGCCGCGTCTTCTCGCGTTCGCAGCTTCTGGACGGTGTCTGGGGCCACGACATTTATGTCGACGAGCGCACCGTGGACGTTCATGTCGGTCGACTGCGCAAGGCGCTGAACTTCTCCAACATGCAGGACGTCATCCGCACCGTCCGCGGCGCAGGATATTCGATGGAAGCATAG
- the phoU gene encoding phosphate signaling complex protein PhoU — translation MASTHIFSAYDEDLKYLSRRISEMGGLAEQMVSDAVRALVNGDAGLAQKVISDDVVMDHAEREIGDKAIVTIARRQPVASDLREIMGSIRIAADLERVGDLGKNTAKRVIAVQSTGVPRKLARGLEHLSELALVQLKEVLDVYASRSADKAKSIRERDEEIDAMYTSLFRELLTYMMEDPRNITSCTHLLFCAKNIERIGDHATNIAETIYYMATGAQPEGERPKDDTANTVGAVTE, via the coding sequence ATGGCATCGACCCATATCTTTTCTGCCTATGACGAGGATCTGAAGTATTTGTCCCGCCGCATCTCGGAAATGGGCGGGCTTGCCGAGCAGATGGTGTCGGACGCCGTCCGCGCGCTGGTTAACGGTGACGCTGGCTTGGCCCAGAAGGTCATCTCCGACGATGTCGTCATGGATCACGCCGAGCGCGAGATCGGCGACAAGGCGATCGTCACGATTGCCCGCCGCCAGCCGGTGGCCTCGGACCTTCGCGAGATCATGGGCTCGATCCGCATCGCGGCCGATCTCGAGCGCGTCGGCGATCTCGGCAAGAACACCGCCAAGCGTGTCATCGCCGTGCAGAGCACCGGCGTTCCGCGCAAGCTCGCCCGCGGTCTCGAGCATCTTTCCGAACTGGCGCTGGTCCAGCTCAAGGAAGTACTCGACGTCTATGCCTCGCGTTCAGCCGACAAGGCGAAGTCGATCCGCGAGCGCGACGAGGAAATCGACGCGATGTACACCTCGCTGTTCCGCGAGCTGTTGACCTACATGATGGAAGATCCGCGCAACATCACCAGCTGCACGCATCTTCTCTTCTGTGCGAAGAACATCGAGCGCATCGGCGATCACGCCACTAACATTGCCGAAACGATCTATTACATGGCGACCGGCGCACAGCCGGAAGGCGAACGTCCGAAGGACGATACTGCCAACACCGTCGGCGCGGTCACGGAATGA
- the pstB gene encoding phosphate ABC transporter ATP-binding protein PstB, with protein sequence MNMLTETAVEKALEQKLNTSAYKMVGKTVSVYYGEKRALFDVNLNVRENTVTALIGPSGCGKSTFLRCLNRMNDTIDNCRVTGEIKLDDADIYDPDIDVVELRARVGMVFQKPNPFPKSIYENVSYGPRIHGIARSKADLDQIVESSLHKAGLWNEVKDRLQESGTGLSGGQQQRLCIARAVAVSPEVILMDEPCSALDPIATAKVEELIHELRENYSIVIVTHSMQQAARVSQRTAMFHLGNLVEENDTDKMFTNPDDPRTQDYIMGRFG encoded by the coding sequence ATGAACATGTTGACTGAAACAGCAGTTGAGAAGGCTCTGGAGCAGAAACTGAATACGAGCGCCTATAAGATGGTCGGCAAGACGGTGTCTGTCTACTACGGCGAGAAGCGTGCGCTTTTCGACGTGAACCTGAACGTCCGCGAAAACACTGTTACCGCCCTCATCGGCCCATCGGGCTGCGGCAAGTCCACGTTCCTGCGTTGCTTGAACCGCATGAACGACACGATCGACAATTGCCGCGTCACGGGCGAAATCAAGCTGGACGACGCGGATATCTACGATCCGGACATCGACGTCGTGGAACTCCGCGCCCGCGTCGGCATGGTCTTCCAGAAGCCGAACCCGTTCCCGAAGTCTATCTACGAGAACGTTTCTTACGGACCGCGCATCCATGGAATTGCGAGGTCGAAGGCCGACCTTGATCAGATCGTCGAAAGCAGCCTCCATAAGGCCGGCCTCTGGAACGAAGTCAAGGACCGCCTGCAGGAATCCGGCACCGGTCTGTCGGGCGGCCAGCAGCAGCGCTTGTGCATCGCGCGCGCCGTTGCCGTCAGCCCGGAAGTCATCCTGATGGACGAACCGTGCTCGGCGCTCGATCCGATCGCGACCGCCAAGGTCGAGGAGCTGATCCACGAGCTTCGCGAGAACTACAGTATTGTCATCGTGACGCACTCGATGCAGCAGGCAGCCCGCGTTTCGCAGCGCACCGCCATGTTCCACCTCGGCAATCTCGTCGAGGAGAATGACACCGACAAGATGTTCACCAATCCGGACGACCCGCGCACCCAGGATTACATCATGGGCCGCTTCGGCTGA
- the pstA gene encoding phosphate ABC transporter permease PstA, with translation MSTTAVAGTRVNWHSDDMKARRKARYAAERRLQVYGMIAIVFALGFLAFLIGSLTLTGYKAFTQTVATINIDLSKAELDTSDMMKADWRGAVRDALRTQVGDLPRRQEKAYFDLFTSSAPFLVRDAVIKDPARLKGPSTFVIPMSDPADQFVKGEISRDTPESQRRVSDEQIGMIDQLVSKGVISSPFNWALFLNADSRFPELAGLAGAISGSFWSLLVCFAISFPIGIAAAIYLEEFAPKNRFTDLIEININNLAAVPSVVFGLLGLAVFLNGFGLPRSSPLVGGLVLSLMTLPTLIIVTRVSLKAVPSSIREAALGVGASKHEMIFHHVLSLAMPTVMTGAIISLARALGETAPLLLIGMNAFITSPPDGIFAASTALPSQIYIWADSPERGFVSRTSAAILVLLGFLILMNAIAIFLRQRFERRW, from the coding sequence ATGTCCACGACCGCAGTCGCCGGAACGCGTGTCAACTGGCATTCGGACGACATGAAGGCGCGCCGGAAGGCACGCTATGCCGCCGAGCGCCGTCTCCAGGTTTATGGCATGATCGCGATTGTTTTCGCGCTCGGCTTCCTCGCCTTCCTCATCGGTTCTCTGACGCTCACGGGGTACAAGGCGTTCACCCAGACGGTGGCCACCATCAACATCGACCTGAGCAAAGCTGAGCTCGATACAAGCGATATGATGAAGGCCGATTGGCGCGGCGCTGTACGCGACGCGTTGCGCACTCAGGTGGGGGATTTGCCTCGCAGGCAGGAGAAGGCCTACTTCGACCTCTTCACGTCGTCGGCACCGTTCCTCGTCCGCGACGCGGTCATCAAGGATCCGGCGCGCCTTAAGGGGCCGAGCACCTTCGTTATCCCGATGTCGGACCCGGCCGACCAGTTCGTCAAGGGTGAGATCAGCCGGGACACGCCCGAGAGCCAGCGCCGCGTCAGCGACGAGCAGATCGGCATGATCGACCAGCTCGTATCCAAGGGCGTGATCTCCAGCCCGTTCAACTGGGCGCTCTTCCTCAATGCCGACAGCCGCTTCCCGGAACTGGCTGGCTTGGCTGGCGCGATTTCCGGATCGTTCTGGTCGCTGCTGGTCTGCTTCGCGATCAGCTTCCCGATCGGCATCGCGGCGGCGATCTACCTGGAAGAGTTCGCTCCCAAGAACCGTTTCACCGACCTCATCGAGATCAACATCAACAACCTTGCGGCGGTCCCGTCGGTGGTCTTCGGTCTCCTCGGGCTCGCCGTCTTCCTGAACGGCTTCGGCCTACCGCGGTCGTCTCCGCTCGTCGGCGGCCTCGTTCTCTCGCTGATGACGCTGCCGACGCTCATCATCGTCACACGCGTGTCGCTGAAAGCGGTGCCTTCCTCGATCCGCGAGGCGGCTCTCGGGGTCGGCGCCTCCAAGCACGAGATGATCTTCCATCACGTGCTGTCGCTCGCCATGCCGACCGTCATGACCGGCGCGATCATCTCGCTCGCGCGAGCGCTTGGTGAAACGGCGCCGCTGCTGCTCATTGGTATGAACGCCTTCATCACAAGCCCGCCGGATGGTATCTTCGCGGCGTCGACGGCCCTTCCCAGCCAGATCTACATCTGGGCGGACAGCCCGGAGCGCGGCTTCGTATCGAGGACCTCCGCCGCAATTCTCGTGCTGTTGGGCTTCCTCATATTGATGAATGCAATCGCCATCTTCCTCAGGCAGCGTTTTGAACGCCGCTGGTAA
- the pstC gene encoding phosphate ABC transporter permease subunit PstC — protein MSGYLFLVLVAAAVIAAYFGGSRALAVATTAGTSRIKAHSRPIYHGLNAAIWTAVPAFVFLLLWLAFQSSVINQLVVASYPGSEAMDGAARSLLIGEIRQVAAGNLFRQPSPEVAAAAEHLRSLQTYSTYLMTAIGLCIAAVGAFLGMKVISPRYRARHSVETAVTGFMMFSSLVAIIITLGIVGSLVFEALHFFAKVPVTEFLFGLRWEPQIAIRADQVAGQGAFGVLPVLFGTFVISAIAMLVAVPTGILSAIYLTEYAHPRFRAVVKPLLEILAGVPTVVYGFFAVLTVAPAIRALGAAVGIPSSPNSALATGLVMGVMIIPFISSLSDDAFAAVPRAMRDGSLALGATKGETIRKVLLPAALPGIIGGVLLALSRAVGETMIVVMAAGLIAKITLNPFDAVTTVTVQIVTLLIGDSEFDNPKTLAAFALGLVLFLVTLGLNLIALRTVRKYREKY, from the coding sequence ATGTCCGGTTATCTCTTCCTCGTATTGGTTGCCGCGGCCGTGATCGCGGCCTACTTTGGAGGCTCGCGCGCCCTCGCCGTAGCGACAACGGCAGGAACGAGCCGCATAAAGGCGCATTCCCGGCCGATTTACCACGGCCTCAATGCCGCGATTTGGACTGCTGTTCCCGCTTTCGTATTTCTTCTTCTCTGGCTCGCCTTCCAGTCCAGCGTCATCAATCAGCTTGTGGTGGCCTCATATCCAGGCTCCGAAGCCATGGACGGTGCCGCACGGTCGCTGCTGATCGGCGAAATCCGCCAGGTCGCGGCCGGAAACCTGTTCCGCCAGCCGTCGCCCGAGGTTGCCGCTGCAGCAGAGCACCTGCGGTCCCTCCAGACCTACTCTACCTACCTGATGACGGCCATTGGCCTCTGCATCGCCGCCGTCGGCGCGTTCCTCGGCATGAAGGTAATCAGCCCACGGTATCGCGCCCGCCACAGCGTCGAGACTGCGGTCACGGGCTTCATGATGTTCTCCTCCCTGGTCGCCATCATCATCACGCTGGGCATCGTCGGCTCGCTCGTCTTCGAAGCGCTGCACTTCTTTGCGAAGGTGCCGGTTACCGAATTTCTCTTCGGCCTGCGCTGGGAACCTCAGATCGCCATTCGTGCGGACCAAGTGGCGGGGCAGGGCGCGTTCGGCGTTCTTCCCGTTCTGTTCGGAACGTTTGTCATCTCTGCGATCGCGATGCTGGTCGCGGTGCCGACAGGCATCCTCTCCGCCATCTATCTGACCGAGTATGCGCACCCGCGGTTCCGTGCCGTCGTGAAGCCGCTTCTCGAAATTCTCGCCGGTGTTCCGACGGTCGTCTACGGCTTCTTCGCCGTGCTGACTGTCGCCCCTGCTATCAGGGCTCTGGGCGCGGCCGTCGGGATACCCTCGTCGCCGAACAGCGCGCTTGCCACCGGCCTTGTCATGGGTGTGATGATCATCCCGTTCATTTCCTCGCTTTCGGACGACGCCTTTGCCGCAGTGCCCCGTGCCATGCGCGACGGTTCGCTGGCTCTTGGCGCGACGAAGGGAGAGACTATCCGCAAGGTCCTGCTGCCCGCCGCTTTGCCAGGGATTATCGGCGGCGTCCTTCTTGCACTCAGCCGTGCGGTCGGCGAGACGATGATCGTCGTCATGGCGGCCGGCCTGATCGCGAAGATTACTCTCAACCCGTTCGACGCGGTCACCACCGTGACCGTCCAGATCGTCACCCTGCTGATTGGCGACTCGGAGTTCGACAACCCGAAGACGCTGGCGGCCTTTGCACTCGGCCTCGTGCTCTTCCTCGTCACGCTCGGCTTGAACCTCATCGCGCTGCGCACCGTGCGCAAGTACCGGGAGAAATACTGA
- a CDS encoding PstS family phosphate ABC transporter substrate-binding protein, protein MKKYLGSCAVAAILLATAGVASARDQIKIVGSSTVFPYTQAVAEEFANKTGKPAPVVESTGTGGGFKAFCGGVGEDFADITGASRAIKESEVKLCAGNGVTDITEALIGYDGLSIAVSRSNTGDWNLTKEQIFQALAAQLPDGKGGLVANPNKKWSDIDKSLPDVNIVAFGPPPTSGTRDAFVELVMLEGCAKVPGMADIKKADEKKYTEACSRMRQDGPFIEAGENDNLIVQRLESDPNSVGIFGYSFLYENEDKLKDIKIEGVEASFDTIKDGSYPVSRPLFIYVKNAHRDVIPGMKEFLEEYTSKASMGEDGYLAERGLTPLDDSKREEVEKAVLAAKKLGS, encoded by the coding sequence ATGAAGAAATATCTCGGAAGCTGCGCAGTCGCCGCTATTTTGCTGGCAACCGCAGGCGTCGCATCGGCCCGCGATCAGATCAAGATCGTCGGTTCGTCCACCGTGTTCCCTTACACCCAGGCCGTCGCTGAAGAGTTCGCGAACAAGACCGGCAAGCCTGCCCCGGTTGTCGAGTCGACCGGTACGGGCGGCGGCTTCAAGGCCTTCTGCGGCGGCGTCGGCGAAGACTTCGCAGACATCACCGGCGCTTCCCGCGCGATCAAGGAATCGGAAGTCAAGCTCTGCGCCGGCAACGGCGTGACCGACATCACAGAAGCCCTCATCGGCTATGACGGCCTCTCGATCGCCGTCTCCCGTTCCAATACTGGCGACTGGAACCTGACCAAGGAACAGATCTTCCAGGCGCTCGCTGCCCAGCTTCCCGACGGCAAGGGCGGCCTCGTCGCCAACCCGAACAAGAAGTGGTCCGACATTGACAAGTCCCTTCCGGACGTCAACATCGTCGCCTTTGGCCCGCCGCCGACCTCCGGCACCCGCGACGCCTTCGTCGAACTGGTCATGCTCGAGGGCTGCGCCAAGGTTCCTGGCATGGCCGACATCAAGAAGGCCGACGAGAAGAAATACACGGAAGCCTGCTCGCGCATGCGCCAGGACGGTCCGTTCATCGAAGCCGGCGAAAACGACAACCTCATCGTTCAGCGTCTTGAATCCGATCCGAATTCCGTTGGCATCTTCGGCTATTCGTTCCTCTACGAGAACGAAGACAAGCTCAAGGACATCAAGATCGAAGGTGTGGAAGCCAGCTTCGACACCATCAAGGACGGCTCCTACCCGGTATCCCGCCCGCTCTTCATTTACGTCAAGAATGCGCACCGCGACGTCATTCCTGGCATGAAGGAGTTCCTGGAAGAGTACACTTCCAAGGCTTCGATGGGCGAGGACGGCTATCTTGCCGAACGTGGCCTGACGCCGCTTGACGACTCCAAGCGCGAGGAAGTCGAGAAGGCTGTCCTGGCCGCCAAGAAGCTCGGCTCGTAA
- the phnC gene encoding phosphonate ABC transporter ATP-binding protein produces MLEITDLTRRFGGKTAVDQTNLRIPQGQMVGIIGRSGAGKSTLLRMINRLQEPTSGSIRFSGVEVSALRGEALRNWQRDCAMIFQQFNLVPRLDVLTNVMLGRLNHRPTMLSILNIFSRDERIHAIAALERLGIEQTALQTAGTLSGGQQQRVAIARALMQNPKMVLADEPIASLDPLNAKIVMDALRDINEREGITVITNLHTLDTARNYCERIVGMAAGRVVFDGKPSELTAAAVKEIYGTDKDGAGIDETMTSTSINMPAPATAQASVGLQPVALAGL; encoded by the coding sequence ATGCTGGAAATAACGGATTTGACCCGGCGGTTCGGTGGCAAGACGGCGGTCGACCAGACGAACCTGAGAATACCGCAGGGCCAAATGGTGGGCATCATCGGCCGCTCGGGCGCCGGCAAATCCACGCTTCTTCGCATGATCAACCGCCTGCAGGAGCCGACGTCCGGCTCCATCCGATTCAGCGGCGTCGAAGTCTCCGCACTCCGCGGCGAAGCCCTGCGCAACTGGCAGCGCGATTGCGCGATGATCTTCCAGCAGTTCAATCTCGTCCCTCGCCTCGACGTTCTGACCAATGTCATGCTCGGCCGCCTCAATCACCGCCCGACCATGCTGAGCATCCTCAACATCTTCAGCCGCGACGAGCGCATTCATGCGATTGCGGCTCTGGAGCGCCTCGGCATCGAGCAGACGGCGCTGCAGACCGCCGGCACGCTCTCCGGCGGCCAGCAGCAGCGCGTGGCGATCGCGCGCGCCCTGATGCAGAACCCGAAGATGGTACTCGCCGACGAGCCGATCGCCTCGCTCGACCCGCTGAACGCCAAAATCGTGATGGATGCGCTGCGCGACATCAACGAGCGCGAGGGCATTACCGTCATCACCAACCTGCATACGCTCGATACGGCGCGCAACTATTGCGAACGCATTGTCGGGATGGCCGCCGGCCGCGTCGTTTTCGACGGCAAGCCTTCAGAGCTGACAGCGGCTGCGGTCAAGGAAATCTACGGCACCGACAAGGATGGCGCCGGCATCGACGAGACCATGACGTCTACCTCGATCAACATGCCCGCGCCAGCCACCGCTCAAGCATCCGTCGGCCTGCAACCGGTTGCCCTGGCGGGCCTCTGA
- the phnD gene encoding phosphonate ABC transporter substrate-binding protein, producing the protein MLKKALFAATALLALAGAAAAEDLKEFRVGILGGENEADRLRNFQCLSEKLPAAIGVEKVSFFPAADYDGVVQGLLGGTLDYAELGASAYAKVYLANSKAVEPILTTVQTDGATGYYSVMVARKDSGIKKLEDMKGKKLGFADPDSTSGYLVPLVTLPEAIGAPVKEYFSSTGFGGGHENLVLEVVKGNFDAGTTWASGVGEFKDGYSSGNLRKMVDKGILNMDDLVELWKSPLIPNGPVVIRSSLNDDMKTKFKAFMLGLPKSDPACFAAIQGGDFKGYTEVNVDFYKPIIDVRKAAIGG; encoded by the coding sequence ATGTTGAAGAAAGCACTCTTTGCCGCGACAGCGCTTTTAGCGCTTGCCGGCGCTGCCGCAGCCGAAGACCTCAAGGAATTCCGTGTCGGCATTCTCGGCGGCGAAAACGAGGCTGATCGCCTGCGCAATTTCCAGTGCCTGTCGGAAAAGCTTCCCGCTGCGATCGGTGTCGAGAAGGTCTCCTTCTTCCCGGCAGCCGACTATGACGGCGTCGTCCAGGGCCTGCTCGGCGGCACGCTGGACTACGCAGAACTTGGCGCCTCCGCCTATGCCAAGGTCTATCTCGCCAATTCCAAGGCCGTCGAACCGATCCTGACGACCGTGCAGACCGACGGCGCAACCGGCTATTACTCGGTCATGGTCGCCCGCAAGGACAGCGGCATCAAGAAGCTCGAAGACATGAAGGGCAAGAAGCTCGGCTTTGCCGATCCTGACTCGACTTCCGGCTACCTTGTTCCCCTCGTCACGCTGCCGGAAGCCATTGGCGCTCCGGTCAAGGAATACTTCTCTTCCACCGGCTTTGGCGGCGGCCACGAGAACCTCGTCTTGGAAGTCGTAAAGGGCAACTTCGACGCGGGCACCACCTGGGCGTCGGGCGTGGGCGAGTTCAAGGATGGCTACAGCTCCGGTAACCTTCGCAAGATGGTCGACAAGGGCATCCTGAACATGGACGACCTCGTCGAACTCTGGAAGTCGCCGCTCATCCCGAACGGCCCGGTCGTCATCCGCTCCTCGCTGAACGACGACATGAAGACCAAGTTCAAGGCATTCATGCTCGGCCTGCCGAAGTCGGACCCGGCCTGCTTCGCTGCCATCCAGGGCGGCGACTTCAAGGGCTACACCGAGGTCAACGTCGACTTCTACAAGCCGATCATTGACGTCCGCAAGGCAGCCATTGGCGGCTGA